Part of the Pseudarthrobacter sp. L1SW genome, CAGCCGGCGGCCAGCATCGCGGCGAGCTTCCGGGCCTGGATGGAAACCGGGAAGTTCCAGGGCGTGAGGCTGAGGGCCACGCCGATGGGCTTGCGCGTGCTGATGTGGCGGCGGCCGTGGAGTTCGGGCGGGCTGACGGTGCCCGTGGCGCGGCGCGCTTCCTCCGCGAACCAGCGGAAGTACTCGGCCGAGAAGTCCACTTCCCCCTGTGCTTCGGGGAGCCGTTTGCCTGCCTCGAGCGCCAGGGTGTGGGCGAGCTCCTCGCGGCGTTCTGCCAGGAGGTCGGCGGCGTTGCGGAGCAAATCGGCCCGGTTGCGGACCGTGCTGCGCGACCAGGAACCGAAGGCCTGTGCCGCGGCGTCGGCGGCCTTGGTGGCATCGTCGCCGGTGCCCCAGGCCACCTCGCCCACGGTGCTGCCGTTGCCGGGATCAGTCACGTCCTTGGCGGTTCCGGCGGCGTGCCAGGTGCCGTTGACAAGGTGGCGGGCTGATTTGAGGTTCATGAAGGGTGCCTTTCGTTGGGCTGGGAGGGGGTGGGCACGGCCGGGCGGGGGAGGGCCGCCGTCGTGATCATCCTCATCCCTTGCTGGCGCCTGCGGTGATGCCGGCCACGAAGTAGCGCTGCAGGAAGACGTAGGCAACCACCACGGGCAGGGAGGCCATGATGACGCCGGCGAAGAGCAGCGGGTAGTCGGTCTGGAACTCGCCCTGGAAGCTGAGCAGTGCCAGCGGCAGGGTGCGGTTGCCGGGAGACTGGATGAACAACAGCGGGTACAGCAGTTCGTTCCAGTGGATGACGAAGAGGAAGATGGCGGCCGCGGCGATGGACGGCGCGGACAGCGGCAGGGCGATGGAAACGTAGGTCCGCCAGGGCCCCGTCCCGTCAATCGAGGACGCCTCGTAGAGTTCCTTGGGCAGGGTCCGCATGAACCCGCCCAGGATGAACACGGCGATGGGCAGCGTGGACACGAGGTTCGCCACCACCAGGCCGGCCAGGCTGTCCAGCAGCCCCAGCCGTCCGAAGAGGACATACAGCGGCACCATGTTGGCCTGCGCCGGGATGGCCATGCCCAGCACCAGGAAGCCGAAGATGGCCCAGGACATGAAGCCACGGAGCCGGGAGACGGCGTAACCGGCAAGGCTGGCCAGGAACAGGGTGAGCGGCACCGAGATGGCGGTGACAATCACGCTGTTCATGAAGGACGAGCCAAGGTCCTGGCCGCCGATTACCTCGGCGTAGTTGGCGGGGGAGAGGGACTGCGGCAGGCTGAACGGCCCGGCAAACAGTTCCTGCGTGGACTTGAAGCTGCCGAACCCCACCACGGTCAGCGGAACGATGATGATGACCGCGTAGATCGCGAGGATTCCGCGGCGGGTTATTGACGCGAGCATGCTGTCATTCCCCCTTCGGGGTGAGGCGGAGCAGCCGGCGCTGCAGCCAGGTGACCAGGGCGATCATCGCCATGAAGATGATCGACTGGGCGGCGGCGTAGCCGAACTCCGAGTTGGCAAAGGTGCTGTAGATGCGGGTGGAGAGGATGTCCAGGGACTGCTTGGGCGGGTTGCCCGCGATGCCCAGGATCAGGTCGAAGGCCTTGAACGACTGCACCGTGGTGTACGCCACCACAATGGACGTTGCCGGCGCGACGAACGGCCAGGTGATGGACTTGAACTGCTGCCACCTGTTGGCGCCGTCCATCTCCGCTGCCTCGTACAGTTCCTTGGGGATGGCCTGCAGGCCGGCGATGTACACCACCATCATCTGTCCGGCGTGGAACCACACCTGCGTCACGGCCACCCAGTACAGGGCCTGGGCGTTGTTTCCGAGATACGAGCCCTGGAGGGCATCCAGGCCGACGGTGTCCAGGACGGTGTTCGCCAGCCCGAAGTTGGGATCGTAGATGAACTTCCAGATGAAGGCCACGGACACCGAGGACAGGATGGTGGGGAAAAAGAACAGGGCCCGGAGCAGGACGCTGCCCCGGGAGTTCTTGGTCAGCAGCAGCGCCAGGATCAGCGAGAACAGCGTCTGCGCGATAACCACCAGCAGCACGAACTTCAGGTTGTTGGTCAGGGCGTTGGTGAAGAGCGAGTCGCTGGTGAAGGCCCGGATGAAGTTGTCCAGGCCAACGTAGTTGAACGCCGCCGAGAACCCGTTCCAGTCCGTCACGGCGTACTGGAATGCCTGCAGGGTGGGCATCACCAGGAAGAAGGCGATGACGGCAACCGCGGGGAGCGGGAAGAGGTACAGTGCCGGATTCACCCGGGTGGGCGAGCGGCGGCGCTTTTTCACGGAGTCAGTTTCCGTCCGGCTGTCCGGCGCCTTCCGCGTGGGCGCCGTCCCCGGATGGATGCTCATAGCCGTTCGTCAACAATCTTCTGGGCGGCCTCTGCTGCCTGCTCCGGGCTGGTGCCGGAGATGACGGCGGTGGCGCTGGCTTCCACGGCGTTGCGGACGTCCAGGTTCATGAACTGGAACCGTGCCGCGAGGGCCGTCTTCTTATCCAGCCACGGGCTCAACCGCTTGAGATCCGGGTTGGTGTAGTCCACGTCCTTTACGGCCACGTGCTGCGCTGTCTGGTTGGCGTAGTAGGCGGCGTTCTCCGGCTCGGAGAGGAAGTCGATCCACGCGGCTGCGGCGGCCTGGTTCTTGCTGGCGGAGTTAACGCCCAGGATGAACGTGGCGTTGTAGACACCCTCGTACTTTCCGTTGCCGTCCGAGGTGTTCGGGAACACCAGCTCGATGGGGAACTGGGCGCCCAGGCCCCGCACTGCGGCGATGTGGTACGAACCGGTGGCCAGCATGGCCGCCTTCCCCTGCGAGAACAGGTTCTGCGCAGGTTCCACGGCCGTGCCGGTGGCGTTGGGCTGCAGGTACGGGACCAGGTCCTTGTACTGGTTGAGCATCTTGATGAACCAGTCGTCGGTGACCTTCAGCTTGCCCTGTTCAATCTGGGCGCACATGTCGTCCACGGGCGCGTTGTTGGAGATCATGCAGTTGAACAGCTGCCCGCCGTTGCCAACGTCGCCGCCGGGCCAGGAGAGGGGGATTACTCCCGAGGAGGCGAGCTTTTCGCACATGGCCAGGAAGGAGTCCCAGTCCTTGGGTGCAAGCTCGGCGCCGGCCTTGTCGAAGAGGTCCACGTTGGCCATGGGCATGGGGAACACCACCTGGTACGGCAGGCCCAGCTGGCTCTCCCCGGACTTGCCGGCCGAGAGCAGGCCGTCCTGGTAGTTGCCAACAGCCTTGCTGTCCTTGAGTTCGGTGTAGATGCCGGCGTCGGTGAAGTTCTTGAACTGGGCGCCGCGGAAGGTGGCAAACGCGTCGCCGATGGAGCCGCCGCGCAGTTTCTGCAGGGCCTGGGCGTTGTAGTCGTTGGACGTGGAAATGTCCTGGGCAACCTCCACGCCGCTGTGCATCGCGGCGAAGCGCTTGATCAGTTCATCGAACACCGCCTTGTCCTCGCCGCGCCAGTGGGCAAAGGACACCTTCCCGGTGACGGCTCCGCTGGAGGGTGCAGCAGGGCCGGTGGCGCCGCCGGGCGCGGTGGAACCGCCGGGGCCGGCACATGCTGCCGCGGTGGCTCCGAAGCCCAGGGCGCCCAGGATTGCGATGGCCTGCCTGCGTGAAATCTGACTCACAATAATCTCCTCGTTGAGTGTTTGCTATGCCTTGGTTTTGACTGCGGAAAGGGGATGCCACGGTCACGGCGGTGTGGCTCCCAGGAATGCTTATGCGTTGGTCCGTTGGGCGGAGACGACGTCGTCCACAACGGCGCAGAGGCGCTGCAGCCGCCGGACGGCGTCAGAGGACAGGGATTCGACGACGTCGGGCGTACCGATGCAGGAGGCCCAGACGGCGCGGCCGGAGAGGAAGCCGCTGGCGCCTTCCAGGCAGGCCCACCGCACGGCATCCGGGAAAACGTCCTCGGGGACGCCGGAGGAGAGGACAACCCAGGGCCCGTCAATGGCGTTGGTGAGCTCGGCGCAGGCCGCGCGGACCTCCGCTTCCGGCGCCTGGCCGTGGAAGGGGACTTCGGCCTTGTAGAGGTCGGCACCGAGGCTGCCGAGTTCCTTGGCGGCTGCCAGGATACCGGCGTTCCAGTCAAAGTCGCCGCCGGCCAGGGGCTTGCGGGAGACGGGTTCGATGATGCTGATCAGCCCGGCGGACCGGCAGCTTTCCACGAATTCGCGGACCATCTCCACCCGGCCTTCGGCTGGCTCGTCCGGGCGGTACAGGACCAGGAGCTTCAGGGCCTTCACGCCCAGTGCCTTGTATTTGTGCGGGTCCACCAGGCGGTCGATGGTCACCTCACCCACCAGTTCGCCGTGTGCCGGTTCGAAGTGGTCGGCCGAAGCGATGAGCCCGCAGTTCGAGTCCACCACGCCGGCTTCGATGGCCTGGTCCAGGGCGAACTGCCGGTCGATGAGGATGCCGGAGGCGTACGGGGTAAGGATCCGGGCGGCCTCAAGCTTGAAGTTGCGCAGGTCCTGGTCCGTGACGGGCTGGTCCGTGTGCTCGGCGAACATGTTGCGCATGGCTTCGCGCTGGTCCACGGCGAGCATCGCGAAGGCGCCGGAGGGGCGCTGGAGGGGTGAGAGATCGGTGGGGCTCATGGGCTGCTTCTTTCAGCTGGGAGGTTTGGTGTGCAGGTTCGTTAGGTAAGGGCAGGCGTGATGGCCTGGTGCGGGATGGCGGAGCGGCCGTCCAGGCCTTCGCAGGAGGCGGAGGCGGTACGGCCGGCGAAGACGGCAGCTTCCACGAGGGGGAGGCCGGCTGCGACGGCGGCGAGGATGGCGCCGTGGTACACGTCGCCGGCGCCGAGGGTGGAGACGATGGTGGCGGGTGTTGCCGGGACGTGCACGGCATCGGCGGTGCCGTCCTTGACCCAGGCACCGTCGGAGCCGGCGGTGGCGACGACGGCGGAGGCGCCGTCGTCGACTGCTTTCTGCAGCAGCGCCGCGGGGGAGAGGTCCCCGCCGTACTCTGCGCGGAGCCGCTCGATGGTGGGCACGTAGAGGGCGATTCCCCGGGGGGTGAAGGCGGGGATGGGATTGCCGGCGTCCACGCTGATGTTCATCGTGCGGGGGTTGAAGTCCGGGAGGGACGCGACGGCGTTCCAGCCCAGATGGTCCACATGGACCCAGGCTGCAGATTCCACCAGCTCATGGAAGCGGCTGCCGGCGGGAAAGCTGACCGGCGGGACAGGGCGGGTGACAATGGCCCGGCTTTCCGATGCCTTGCTGACCACGATCACGCTGGCGCCGGTTTTCACGCCGGCGTCCCGGACCACCGCGGACGTATCCACGCCCTCGGCCTGCAGGCCGCTGATGATGCGGTCGCCTTCCTCGTCGGTGCCAAGGACACCTGCGAAGGCGGTGCTGGCTCCTGCCCGCGCTGCTGCCACGGCCGCCGTGGCTGCAGGGCCGCCGCCCGCCGTCGCGAAGTCCGAAGCGACGGTGCGGCTGTCCGCGGCGGGGTAATCCTCCACCAGGGCGATGGAGTCAAGCGTGGCGCATCCTACGAAGAGCAGGGTTCCGGTTGACGGTTGGGGCACGTTCACCTCGTTGTAGTTCCGGCTGGTACTGAAGAAATATACACACGCTATGTTGGAATAACAACACTTTCGGTATAGTTCTGTTTGGGATGCAACGCCACGATCCCCCCAAATACTCAACGTAGAGAAACGGAGCAGCACATGTCATTGCCTTCTGCGGAAACCGTCCGGACTATCCGATACGGCCTCATCGGGGCAGGCCACATGGCCCGCGAACACGTCCGGAACCTCGCCCTGATCCCGGGCAGCCGGATCACCGCAGTGTCCGATCCCACGCCGTCATCCCTTGAGGAGACCGCGGCGGAGATCGGCTACGAAGTGCAGGCTTTCCCTTCCCACCAGGAGCTGCTGGCCGCCGGCCTGGTGGACGCACTGGTGATCGCCAGCCCCAACGACACGCACCTGGGCATCCTGAAGGACATTTTCGCCAGCGGCGCCAACCTCCCTGTGCTGGTGGAGAAGCCGGTGTGCACCACCGCAGAGCAGGCGGATGAACTCGAGGCGCTGGCGGCGGACTACCCGGCACCTGTCTGGGTTGCCATGGAATACCGCTACATGCCGCCGGTCCAGGAAGTCATCCAGGCTGCGCACAACGGCAAGCTCGGGAACGTCTACATGCTGTCCATCGTGGAACACCGGTTCCCGTTCCTCCACAAGGTGGACTCCTGGAACCGCTTTGCGGAGCGGACCGGCGGAACCCT contains:
- a CDS encoding carbohydrate ABC transporter permease, with protein sequence MKKRRRSPTRVNPALYLFPLPAVAVIAFFLVMPTLQAFQYAVTDWNGFSAAFNYVGLDNFIRAFTSDSLFTNALTNNLKFVLLVVIAQTLFSLILALLLTKNSRGSVLLRALFFFPTILSSVSVAFIWKFIYDPNFGLANTVLDTVGLDALQGSYLGNNAQALYWVAVTQVWFHAGQMMVVYIAGLQAIPKELYEAAEMDGANRWQQFKSITWPFVAPATSIVVAYTTVQSFKAFDLILGIAGNPPKQSLDILSTRIYSTFANSEFGYAAAQSIIFMAMIALVTWLQRRLLRLTPKGE
- a CDS encoding ABC transporter substrate-binding protein, translated to MSQISRRQAIAILGALGFGATAAACAGPGGSTAPGGATGPAAPSSGAVTGKVSFAHWRGEDKAVFDELIKRFAAMHSGVEVAQDISTSNDYNAQALQKLRGGSIGDAFATFRGAQFKNFTDAGIYTELKDSKAVGNYQDGLLSAGKSGESQLGLPYQVVFPMPMANVDLFDKAGAELAPKDWDSFLAMCEKLASSGVIPLSWPGGDVGNGGQLFNCMISNNAPVDDMCAQIEQGKLKVTDDWFIKMLNQYKDLVPYLQPNATGTAVEPAQNLFSQGKAAMLATGSYHIAAVRGLGAQFPIELVFPNTSDGNGKYEGVYNATFILGVNSASKNQAAAAAWIDFLSEPENAAYYANQTAQHVAVKDVDYTNPDLKRLSPWLDKKTALAARFQFMNLDVRNAVEASATAVISGTSPEQAAEAAQKIVDERL
- a CDS encoding carbohydrate ABC transporter permease, with translation MLASITRRGILAIYAVIIIVPLTVVGFGSFKSTQELFAGPFSLPQSLSPANYAEVIGGQDLGSSFMNSVIVTAISVPLTLFLASLAGYAVSRLRGFMSWAIFGFLVLGMAIPAQANMVPLYVLFGRLGLLDSLAGLVVANLVSTLPIAVFILGGFMRTLPKELYEASSIDGTGPWRTYVSIALPLSAPSIAAAAIFLFVIHWNELLYPLLFIQSPGNRTLPLALLSFQGEFQTDYPLLFAGVIMASLPVVVAYVFLQRYFVAGITAGASKG
- a CDS encoding carbohydrate kinase family protein, which encodes MPQPSTGTLLFVGCATLDSIALVEDYPAADSRTVASDFATAGGGPAATAAVAAARAGASTAFAGVLGTDEEGDRIISGLQAEGVDTSAVVRDAGVKTGASVIVVSKASESRAIVTRPVPPVSFPAGSRFHELVESAAWVHVDHLGWNAVASLPDFNPRTMNISVDAGNPIPAFTPRGIALYVPTIERLRAEYGGDLSPAALLQKAVDDGASAVVATAGSDGAWVKDGTADAVHVPATPATIVSTLGAGDVYHGAILAAVAAGLPLVEAAVFAGRTASASCEGLDGRSAIPHQAITPALT
- a CDS encoding aldolase, translating into MSPTDLSPLQRPSGAFAMLAVDQREAMRNMFAEHTDQPVTDQDLRNFKLEAARILTPYASGILIDRQFALDQAIEAGVVDSNCGLIASADHFEPAHGELVGEVTIDRLVDPHKYKALGVKALKLLVLYRPDEPAEGRVEMVREFVESCRSAGLISIIEPVSRKPLAGGDFDWNAGILAAAKELGSLGADLYKAEVPFHGQAPEAEVRAACAELTNAIDGPWVVLSSGVPEDVFPDAVRWACLEGASGFLSGRAVWASCIGTPDVVESLSSDAVRRLQRLCAVVDDVVSAQRTNA